The following are encoded in a window of Panicum virgatum strain AP13 chromosome 5N, P.virgatum_v5, whole genome shotgun sequence genomic DNA:
- the LOC120675993 gene encoding S-adenosylmethionine synthase 3, with translation MAELDTFLFTSESVNEGHPDKLCDQISDAVLDACLAEDPDSKVACETCTKTNMVMVFGEITTKANVDYEKIVRDTCRGIGFVSNDVGLDADHCKVLVNIEQQSPDIAQGVHGHFTKRPEEIGAGDQGHMFGYATDETPEMMPLSHVLATKLGARLTEVRKNGTCPWLRPDGKTQVTVEYHNDNGAMVPIRVHTVLISTQHDETVTNDEIAADLKEHVIKPVIPEQYLDEKTIFHLNPSGRFVIGGPHGDAGLTGRKIIIDTYGGWGAHGGGAFSGKDPTKVDRSGAYIARQAAKSIVANGLARRCIVQVSYAIGVPEPLSVFVDTYGTGKIPDKEILKIVLENFDFRPGMIIIDLDLKRGGNGRYLKTAAYGHFGRDDPDFTWEVVKPLKWEEPSA, from the coding sequence ATGGCTGAACTTGACACTTTCCTTTTCACATCTGAGTCAGTCAATGAGGGACACCCTGATAAGCTCTGTGACCAGATATCTGATGCGGTGCTTGATGCATGCCTCGCTGAAGACCCTGACAGTAAGGTTGCTTGTGAGACCTGCACTAAGACCAACATGGTCATGGTCTTTGGTGAGATCACCACCAAAGCCAATGTTGACTATGAGAAGATTGTCAGGGATACTTGCCGTGGTATTGGTTTTGTGTCCAATGATGTAGGGCTTGATGCTGATCACTGCAAGGTACTTGTCAACATTGAGCAGCAGTCACCTGACATTGCACAGGGTGTCCATGGCCACTTCACCAAGCGCCCTGAGGAGATTGGTGCTGGTGACCAGGGGCACATGTTTGGATATGCTACTGACGAGACCCCTGAAATGATGCCCCTCAGCCATGTTCTTGCCACCAAGCTTGGTGCTCGCCTCACTGAGGTCCGCAAGAATGGGACCTGCCCATGGCTGAGGCCTGATGGGAAGACCCAGGTGACTGTTGAGTACCACAACGACAATGGTGCCATGGTCCCTATTCGTGTCCACACTGTGCTCATCTCCACCCAACACGATGAGACTGTGACTAATGATGAAATTGCTGCTGATCTGAAGGAACACGTCATTAAGCCTGTCATTCCTGAGCAGTACCTTGATGAGAAGACCATTTTCCATCTCAACCCATCTGGTCGTTTTGTCATTGGTGGACCTCATGGTGATGCTGGTCTCACAGGCAGGAAGATCATTATTGACACTTATGGTGGCTGGGGAGCCCATGGTGGTGGCGCTTTCTCTGGCAAGGACCCAACCAAGGTCGACCGCAGTGGAGCCTATATTGCAAGGCAAGCAGCCAAGAGCATTGTGGCTAACGGCCTTGCCCGCCGCTGCATTGTCCAGGTGTCATATGCCATTGGTGTGCCTGAACCACTCTCAGTGTTTGTCGACACATATGGCACAGGCAAAATCCCTGACAAAGAGATCCTGAAGATTGTGCTGGAGAATTTTGACTTTAGGCCGGGGATGATTATCATCGACCTTGACCTGAAGAGAGGCGGCAATGGACGCTACCTTAAGACGGCAGCGTACGGGCACTTTGGCAGGGACGACCCGGACTTCACCTGGGAGGTTGTGAAGCCCCTCAAGTGGGAGGAGCCTTCAGCCTGA